GGCTGACGGCCCCGAAATCCGGGAAATCCAAGGGTCACCGGTAGAGCGACTTGATCTCGCTCCAGGATTTCGACTCCGCCGGCGTGCTCAGCGCCGTCGCCCCCACCGCATCGAGGTAGGCGAAGTGCAGGTAGGCGTTCTGCAGGCAGCGGAACCGCAGCGTGGCGCTCGCGTCGTCGGCCGTGAACGTGAACGACTTGCTTTCCCACGCGATCGTAACCGAATGGTTCACGGCCGTGAAGGTCTGGCTCGCGCCGTCGGCGCCGACCACGATCTCCGCCGTGCCGTCGCGGCCCGACGTCTGGTGGGTCCCGAGGGAGAACTCGATGATGTAG
The sequence above is a segment of the bacterium genome. Coding sequences within it:
- a CDS encoding DUF642 domain-containing protein, with protein sequence MRRCLLACLVIVMAVAGAAPGRAQIVNGSFEPASPFGSWTTLPGGSTAIPGWTTFASGVEWFTGYALDGLYNIDLANYTSSDGGIEQTFPTTPGEVYIIEFSLGTHQTSGRDGTAEIVVGADGASQTFTAVNHSVTIAWESKSFTFTADDASATLRFRCLQNAYLHFAYLDAVGATALSTPAESKSWSEIKSLYR